The window CAAGGGCGGTGCCAACGCCCTCAACCTCTACACCGCCAAGCTCGGCCAGTCGCTGCTCGGCTGGGCGACCTTCCCCAGCTCCTACCGGTCGAACCCGAGCGACGACGGCGTGGTCATCCTCGACAGCTCGTTCCCCGGCGGCTCGGCCACCAACTACAACGAGGGCGACACCGTCACCCACGAGGTCGGCCACTGGCTCGGGCTGTACCACACCTTCCAGGGCGGTTGCGGCGGCCAGGGCGACTACGTCTCGGACACCCCGGCCGAGAAGACCGCCGCGTACCAGTGCCCGGCCGGCCGCGACACCTGCACGGCCACCGGCGTCGACCCGATCCACAACTTCATGGACTACACCTACGACTCCTGCATGACCCAGTTCACCCCCGGCCAGGTCGCCAGGATGTCCAACTCCTGGGCCGCCTACCGGGCCTGACGGGCCGTCCGTCCAGAGACCCTGGCGGGTGCGCGGGCAACGAGGCCCGCGCACCCGCCAGTACCAGTCTCCGCCCCCGGCCCGTCCGCCGGACCCGCGGGCGCGTCACGCTTCTTGGGTCCCGGGGCGGGACCGCACAGGGTTCGAAAGTGTTCGACGTCTTCGGCGTGGCAATTAGCGGCCATATGCCCGTATTGATCTATGTTTGCCTGGTCAGCGGCAGGTGAAGCCGAGGTAGTCGAACAAGGAGCAGCGGCATGGCCGACAGCGCGGAACCCCTGATCGTCGTCGGCGTGGACGGCTCGCCCGCCTCGGAGCGGGCGCTGCGCTGGGCGATCGACTACGCCAGGCTGGCCGGCGGCGGCGTCCGGGCGATCGCCGCCTGGGAGTACCCGGCGTTCTACGGCTGGGCCGGGCTCGCGATGCCCCCGGCCGAGGGCTTCAATCCCGAGGAACTGGCCGGGCGGACGCTCTCCGAGACGGTCGCCAAGGTCGCCGGGGCCGACGCCGGGGTCCGGATCGCCGAGACGGTGATGCCCGGCAACGCCGCGCAGGCCCTGCTGGAGGCGGCCCAGGGCGCCGCCCTGCTGGTGGTCGGCAGCCGGGGCCTCGGCGGATTCTCCGGCGCCCTGCTCGGATCCGTCAGCCGCCACCTCACCGAACACGCCCCCTGCCCGGTCGTCGTGGTGCGCGAGAAGTAGGCCCCGCCGACCGTGTCGGCGCCGGCCGGCGGGGGAGGATGGGGGCATGCCTGAAGGTGACTCCGTCTACCGTGTGGCGGCCCGGTTGCACGAGGAACTGGCCGGCCGGGTGCTGACCGCGGCCGATCTGCGGGTGCCCGCGCACGCCACCGCCGATCTGACCGGGCGGCGGGTGCTGGAGGTCGCCCCGCGCGGCAAGCACCTGCTGACCCGGCTCGACGGCGGCCTCACCCTCCACACCCATCTGCGGATGGACGGCCGCTGGGCGGTCTACGGCCCCGGCGAGCGATGGTCGGGCGGACCCGCCTGGCAGATCCGGGCCGTCCTCGGCACCGAGCACAGCACGGCGGTCGGCTACCGGCTGCCCGTCGTCGAGCTGCTGCGCACCGCCGAGGAGGAGCGGGTCGTCGGCCACCTCGGGCCCGACCTGCTCGGCCCCGACTGGGACGCGGGCGAGGCCGTCCGCCGGCTCCTGGCCCAGCCCGGTCGGCCGCTCGCCGAGGCGCTGCTCGACCAGCGCAACCTGGCCGGCATCGGCAACGTCTACGCCAATGAGCTCTGCTTCCTCGCCGGGGTCACCCCGTGGACTCCGGTCGGCGAACTCCCTCGCCCCGAAAGGCTGGTGGAGCGCTCCCAGCAGATCCTCGACGCCAACCGGCTGCGCCCCGGGCACGTCACCACCGGCGACACCCGGCCGGGCCGCCGGCACTGGGTGTACGGCCGGGCCGGGCGGCCGTGCGCGCGCTGCGGCACGGTCGTCCGGACGGCGACCCAGGGCACGCCGCCACAGGAGCGGGTGGCGTTCTGGTGCCCGCACTGCCAGCGCGGGCCGGCCCCCGGGACGCGGACCGCTACTCGACCAGGGCCGGGTGGCGCGGGTCGTCGACCCGGACGGTGAGGTCGGCCGCCTCGGCGGGGACGGTCTCGGCCGCGTAGCGGGCGAACGCGGGCAGCGTCCACTGCTCCTGGGCCGGAGTGCGGCGGGCCAGCGCGGCCGGGGTGAGCGCCAGGTGGACGGTCAGCTCCAGCGGCAGCCAGCGGCCGAGCAGCAGCGCGCCGTCCAGCAGCAGCACGCCGCCGGGCGGCAGCGGCGTGTACGGCGCGCGGGTCGCCCGGTCGGTGACCGGGTCGCGCAGCGACGGCAGGACGAGGCCGGTGCCGCCGGGCTCCAGAGGGTCCAGCACCTCGCGCAGCAGGGCGCCGTCGTCCAGCCAGAGGTCGTGGTAGGCGTCCGGGTCCTGCTTGCCGTACTCCAGCCGGACCGAGGCCGGGCGGAGGAAGGCGGCCGCCGACACCCGCAGGGTGGGGCGGCCGCGCTCCCGCAGCGGCTCCACCAGCGCGTCGGCGAGTGCGTCGGGCCGGGCGGCCGGGGCGCCGTCCACGGCGACCCGCAGCCACCGCTCACCGGCTCCGGGCAGGGCGGTGACGCGGTCGGCGAGGCGCTCGGCGAGCCGGTCGGGCGAGATCGGGTGTACCTGCACGCCGCCATCCTCCCCCGTCGCCGGGGCGGCGGCGGGACCGGGGCCGCGCAGCGGTGACCGCGGGTCAGGCGAGCGGGAGCGCGTGCAGGACGTCGTCGTGGCCGGCGTACAGGCGGGTCGCGTCGTGGGAGAGCGACCAGACGTCCACCCCGGGGCCGGAGTCGCGGAAGGTCCAGCGCTCCTCGCCGGTGGCGGCGTCCAGGGCGCGGACGCCCGCGGCGGCCGGACCGGGCACGTAGAGGACCGGCCCGGCGAGCAGCGGGCTGCTGCGGCGGTCCAGCCGGAACGGCAGGCGGTGCTCCCAGACCTGGGCCCCGGTGTCCGCGGCGTGGGCGGTGACCAGGCCGTTGTCGCGGAACAGGTGGACCAGGGCGCCACCGGCGACCGGCGGCAGCAGCCGCCACTCGTCGGCCGGCCCCGGGACGACCGACCAGTGCGGGCCGCCGTCCGCCACCCGCAGGGCCCGCAGCCCGGCCGGGCCCTGCGGGGCGTAGACGTGCTCCGGATCGGTGACCGCCCAGCCCGTGCCCCTGTCGGTGGGCACCGTCCAGAGCCGCTTGCCGGTGGCGGCCTCCAGCAGGCGCAGGCCGCCGGCCGAGCCGTCGAAGGCCGGCACCCGGCCCCCGGCCGCGGTGAGCGGGGAGAGCGGCCGCTCCCCCTCGGACGGACGGGACCAGAGCACCCGGCGGTCCGTGACGTGCACCGCGAAGAGCCGGCCGTCCCCGGTGAACGGCCGGGGCTGGAACTCGCCGTACACGACGTCGCCCGCGCAGCCGAACAGCGTGACGGTGCCGTTGCCCAGCTCCTCCGGCAGCGGCAGGCTCCACTCGGCGGCCGGGTCGGTGAGGTGGTGGCTGTCGAGGTGGCCGTTGGAGGTGGTGAACACCCGGTCGGGGCCCACCACCACATGGGCGCCCGGCTGCTGCACGTCGTTCGGCCAGTCCGCCTTGGCCGCGGCGAACGACAGCAGCCGCAGCGGCCTGCCGTCGGCCGGGTCGAGCACTTGGAGCCCCTCGCGGGTGAGGAAGACGGGGACGGCCGGGCGGCCGGTCAGCCGCTCGGACGCCATCGCCTCCCGGCCCCGGTACGTCCAGAGCGGCTGCGGTCCGGCGACGCGGGTCGGCAGCGGCCGGGGCGGAGCGGGCGCCGGTCCGTCCGCCGAGCGGGCGAACGCCCAGACCGCGGCGCCCGCCGCGAGCACCCCGGCGCCGGTCAGCAGCCGCCGCCGGGTCAGCCGCGGCCCGCCGCCCGCCTCGGAGCCGCCGCTCAGCACGTCGGCCGGTTCGGCCGGCCGGTCGTCGCTCTCGCCGTCCCACTGCCAGGCGGCGCCGGCCTCCTCGGTCTGCGCCGGTCGGGCACGGTCGGACGGTGCCGGCTGCATGGACGTACTCGTTTCCCCGGGGCAGCCGCTGCGCTGCGCTGTCCGAGTGAGGATATCGAAGCGCGTCCGGACGGTTCGCGGGCGGCCGGTGCCGGGGCGGCGCCCGGCCACCCGGACGAGGGCCGCCGGCCCCGGCGGGCCGCCTCAGCTGCCGTGGTCGGCCAGCTCGGCGAGCACCTGGGCGTGGCAGGCGAGCGGGACGCACCAGCAGCCGAGCCGGCGGCCGCGCAGCTCCGGCAGCAGGGCGAGCAGGTCCGGCCGGTCCAGCAGGTAGGCGCGGTACTCGACGAGCATCCGCTCCCGGCTGAGGTCCGGTCCGGGCCGGTAGGGGCAGTGCAGCGGGGACTCGTCGAGGTGCCAGCCGCCGCGGTGCATCGCCCGCCCGACGTAGACGACGTCGGCGTAGTCGGGATCGTCGCGATGGCCCTTGAGGTTGACCACGGTGGTGCGGCCCGGATCGGTCGGCATGGTGACCATGCTGGCGCGGTCCGGCCCGGGCGGCACGCGGGGCTCGCCTTGACAGTCCCTTGACCCGGGCGTAGCAAGAGAAGATGCGCCAGGGTGTGCCGGCGGACCGGCCCGGTCCGCATGTGACCGGCGGGACTCGGGCGACGCGACCCGACGCGCGCCGCCCCCGGGAGCGCGATGCCGTGGCCGGGGCGACGCACGAGCGGGACGCGCTGCTCGCGACCGCCGTCCGCAGGGTGCTCGCCGAGACCGACGCGTACGGCGGGATGGTCTACCTGCGGGCCCGGGACCGGCGCTCACTGGTGCTCTGCACCATCGCGGGTGTGCCGCTGTCGATCATCGCCCAGTTCCGGCGGATCGCCGCGGCCGGGCCGATGCCGGTGGCGGTCAGCTTCCGCACCGGCCGGGTGGTCGCGCTGGCCGACACCGAGGACACCATGCGGCGCTTCCCGCAGATGGCCGTCGGCATGCCCTACGACTTCGCCTCCGCCTGCGTGCCCGTCAAGGCGGGCAAGGAGACGTACGGGGTGATCGGCGTGCTCTGGGCCGCCTCGGACGAAGGCGTGCCGGCGGGCGCGCAGCGGCACCTGCGGTCGGTGGCCGACGGGCTGGCCGCCGCGCTGGCGGCGCTGGACGGGAACGGGCGGCTGATCGAACCCAATGGCGAGACCGCCGTGGTCGAGCTGGCGCCACCGTCCCCGCCGACCACCAGGGTCGGCCTGTTCGACTGGAACCTGGCCACCGGGGCGCTCGCCGTCGACGAGCCGTTCTGCGAGATCTTCGGGATGTCGCCCGCCGAGTTCGACGGCCGGGCGGCCACCCTGACCACCCGGATCGCCCCCGGCGACCTGCCGGAGCTCCGGGCCGCCGCCCGGGCCGCGCTGGACGAGGGCCGGATGCTGGCCGCCCGGGTCCGGGTGCTCGACCACGACGGCCACCCCTATCCGGTCGAGCTCTGGGGCCGGGTGCCCGAGACCGCCGGGCCGGACGGCCGCACCCACCTGGTCGGCGCCGTGCTGGACACCCGGACCGGCACCGCCGCGGCCGAAGCCGTCGAGCGGCTGCGCGACGGCGTCTTCTCGCTGGACCCGGACGGCCGGATCACCTACGCCAACCGCAGCGTCGAGCTGCTGCTGCACGCCCGCCGCGAGGACCTGGTCGGCCACCACCCGTGGGACGTGCTGCCCTGGCTCTCCGACCCGGTCTACGAGAACCGCTACCGCGCCGCGATGGTCTCCCAGCAGCCCACCGCCTTCCTCGCGGCCCGCCCGCCGGACGGCTGGCTGGCGTTCTCGCTCTACCCGGACACCCACGGCGTCACCGGTCGGGTGGTCGCCGCCGAGCCGCCCGCCGGCGCGCCGGAGCCGCCGGCCGAACCCCCGCCCGGCGCCCGGACCAGCGTCGGGGCCATGTACCACCTGCTCCAGCTGGCCAGCGCGCTGAGCGAGGCCGTCACCGTCCGGGAGGTCTGCCGGGCCGTCGCCGACCAGATCCTGCCGGCCTTCGGCGGCCAGGAGCTCGCCATCTACACCGTCCGCGACAAGCGCCTCCACCTGGTATCCCAGAGCGGCTACCCGGACGGCTTCCTGGACCGCTTCGAGGGCACCCCGATCGGCGCCCGGGTGCCCGGCGCCGAGGCGCTCAGCTCCGGCACACCGATCTTCTTCGAGTCCGTCCACGAACTCGCCGCCGCCTACCCCGGCATCGCCCTGGACGAGATGCGCGCCTGGGCGTTCCTGCCGCTGATCGCCTCCGGCCACCCGGTCGGCAGCTGCATCATCGGCTTCGACGAGTCCCGCGCCTTCACCCTGGAGGAACGCGGGCTGCTCACCGCCCTCGGCGGCTTCATCGCCCAGGCCCTGGAGCGGGCCCGGCTCTACGACGCCGAGTTCGCCCTCGCCCGCGGCCTCCAGCAGGCCCTGCTGCCGCACCGGCTGCCGCGCCTGGAGAACGTCCGGATCACCGCCCGCTACCTGCCCGGCACCCAGGGGATGGAGATCGGCGGCGACTGGTACGACGCCATCGTCACCGGCCACGACCTCAACCTGGTGATCGGCGACGTCGAGGGCCACAGCGTCGGCGCCGCCGCCACCATGGGCCAGCTGCGCAGCGCGGTCCGGGCCTTCGCCGCCAGCGGCCACCCGCCGGACCAGGTGCTCGCGCAGACCAACCGGCTGCTGCTCGACCTCGACCCCGGGCTGCTCGCCAGCTGCTGCCTGATCCGGCTCACCCCCGCCGACGGCACCGCCAGGATCGCCCGGGCCGGCCACCTCCCGCCGGTGCTGCGCCACCCGGACGGCAGCACCGAGGCGCTGTACGTGGCGGGCGGGCCGCTGCTTGGCGTCGACCACTGGGCCGAGTACCCGGTGAGCGAGTTCCGGATGGCGCCGGGCTCGCTGCTCGCGCTCTACACGGACGGGCTGGTCGAGGACCCCGCGGTGGAGATCGACCACGGCGTGGACCGGCTGCGCGACGCCCTCACCGGACCGGCCGGCGCGGCCGGCGACGCGGAGGACGGGCTGGAACGGCTGGCGGAGCGGCTGCTGCAGGAGGTCGGCTCCACCGACCGGGTGGACGACGTGGCGCTGATGCTCACCGCCTACGGGTGAGCCGGCCGCAGCCGCCGACGGAGCCCGCGACTTTCGTCGGCCCGCGACTTTCGTCGGGGCGGGCAACGACGAACGGTGGCGGTGCCCGGGCGGGCCGCTTCGCTAACCTCGCGGCGTGGACGCGATAGCGAAGGCCTGGTCGAGGGCGGTACGAGCGGCGCTGCCCGGGCCCTGGCGGCCCTGGACGGTGGCCCGGGAGGCCGTCGGCGCGCTGCTGGTGGGCGCGCTCGCGGCGCTGATCGAGATGGTCTCCCACACCTGCCTCTGGCCGGTCGTCGGCCTCGGTGCGGCCGTGCTCTTCCTGCTCCGGCGCGCCCTGCCCTCGACCGTGCTGCTGCTCGCGGCCGGCGCCTGCGGCTGGTTCGGCGGGACACTGCCGCTGCTGGTCTTCGCCGGCTGGTCGGCCGGCGCCCGGGTGAAGCGGGTCGGTGTGCTGGCCGGCTCGTTCGCCGGTGCCTTCCTGCTGACGACGGCCGTCAGCGCCGTGAAGGAGGCCGGGTCGACGCCGATCAAGCTGACGATCGGGCTCTCGCTGGGCGGGTTCCTGCTGATCGCCGTGCTGCCCGCGCTCTGGGGCCGCTACCGGGCCCAGCGCCGGGCACTGCTGGACGCGCTGCGCGAGCGCAACGAGCAGCTGCTGCGCGAGCGTGCCATGGTGGCGCACCAGGCCAGGCTGCGCGAGCGGCACCGGATAGCCCAGGACATGCACGACAGCCTGGGCCACCAGCTCGCCCTGATCTCCGTCCACTCCGGCGCGCTGGAGGTCGACCGCACCCTGTCCGACCGGCAGCGGGAGGCGGTCGGCGTGCTGCGGCTGGCCGCCGTCACCGCGATGCGCGAGCTGCGCGAGGTGGTCGGCGTGCTGCACGACGAGTCGAGCGCCCGGGAGCCGGCCCCGGTCGGCGGGCCGGCCGGCGCCACCGTGCGCACCGGTGGCACGGAGGGCATCGAGAAGCTGGTCGAGTCCTCCCGGGCGGCCGGGACGACGGTCTCCTTCGGCGAGGACGGCGAGCGCCGACCCGCGGCCGCCAGCGTCGGCCAGGCCGCGTACCGGATCGTCCAGGAGGCGCTCACCAACGCGCACAAGCACGCCCCCGGCGCGCCCATCTCGGTGGCGCTGCGCTACGAGCCGGACGCCCTGGTGGTCGAGGTGGCCAACCCCCGCGCCCCGGAGCCGGCCGAAGTGCCGGCGGGTGGCCGGGTCGCGCCGGTCAGCGGCGGTCAGGGGCTGACCGGACTGCGTGAGCGGGCCCGGCTGGTCGGCGGGATGGTGCACGCCGGGCCGACCGCCGAGGCCGGGTTCCGGCTCGCCGCGGTGCTCCCCTACGAGGGGGCCGGCGGCGATCCGGCCGCCGCCCCGGGCGCGGCCGGCGAGGAGGAGGCCTGGGTGCGGGACGTGCTGCCGGAGGTCGGGAGCGGGTCCGGCGACCGGCGGCGGCGCAGCCCGGCGATCGGCTGCGCGGTCGGCGGGGTGGTGGTGCTGCTCACCGTGCTCGGCCTGCTGGTCTGGGGTGTGGTGGCCTTCATCGGCGCCGCGGGCGACGCGACCGTGCCGCGCGGGCTGTACGACTCGCTCCAGGAGGGCACTCCCGAGGCCGAGGTGGGGGGCCGCCTCCCGATCGGCAACAGCCTCTTCACCCAGGACTACGAGGGCAGCGGCCCGACCCCGCCGGCCGGTTCCTCCTGCCGCTACTTCGTCTACGGGACCACGGGCGGCCTGGGGAGCGAGGAGGAGGTGGCGCGGTTCTGCTTCAAGGACGGCGTGCTGCTGGAGAAGCAGCACTACCCGGCCCGGTCCTGACGCCTCGCCACCGGGGCCGCCCGGGCCGGTGACCGGTCGGCCAGCGAGATGTGAGGATGGTGGCGAGCAGCGCCACCCGCACCACATCGAGGGGATGACCAGCAGTGATCCGAGTCCTCGTCGCCGACGACGAGCCGCTCATCCGGGCCGGGATCAGGATGATCCTGTCCTCCGCCGACGACATCGACGTGGTCGCCGAGGCCGCGGACGGCCGGCAGGCCCTCGACCTCGCGCTGGCCCACCGGGTCGACGTCGTCCTGCTGGACATCCAGATGCCGGTCATGGACGGGCTGACCGCCCTCGGCGAGCTGCGCCGGGTGGTGCCCGGCGCGCGGGCGCTGATCCTCACCACCTTCGGGGAGCGCGACAACGTCCTGCGCGCCGTCACGGAGGGCGGGGCCGGGTTCCTGCTCAAGGACACCGCGCCGGCCGAGCTGATCCAGGCCGTCCGCGCCGCCGCCACCGGCAACGCCTTCCTCTCTCCCGCCGCGACCAGGTACATCGTGGACTCGCTGGCCGGCGCCCGCAGCGGCCCGGCCGCGGCCCGGGGCGCGTCCGCCCGGCAGCGGCTGGAGGTGCTGACCGCGCGCGAGCTGGAGGTTCTGGCCCTGCTGGGCGAGGGGCTCTCCAACGCCGACGCCGGCGCCCGGATCCACATGAGCGAGGCGACGGTGAAGACGTACGTCAGCCGGATCCTGGCCAAGCTGGGCTGCGAGAACCGGGTGCAGGCGGCGCTGCTGGCGCGCGACGCGGGGCTGGGTGGCGGGATCTGACCCGGCCGGGTGCCCGGTGCCGGGTTCCCGGTCAGCGGGTGGCGATCCGCAGGGCGAGCCGGGTGTTGGAGTGGGCGACGCCCGCCTCGTGCTTCAGCCGGCGCAGCAGCTGGTCGAGTCCGGCGGCGTCGGCCACCCGGGCGCGCAGCAGGTAGTCGTACTCGCCGGTGACATGGGCGGCCTCGGTGACGCCGGGCAGTCGTAGCGCGGTGGTCTCGAAGGCGTCGCTGTCCGTCTCCGGGCGCAGCCGGACGTCGACGAAGACGGTCAGGCCCGGACGGGCGGTGTCGGCGGCCGGGTCGACCAGGGCGGTGAAGCCCCGGATCACACCGCTGCGGACCAGCCGGCGGACCCGGTCGGCCGTCGCGTTGGCACTCAGGCCCACCCGGGCGCCGAGGTCGCGGTAGGAGATCCGCGCGTCCGCGCGCAGTTCGCCGATGATTTCGCTGTCGAGGGCATCCATACCGCGATTGTCGCGGCCCTGGCCGGTTTTCGGCCGCCGTTGTCGCGGCGGGTGGGCCACGGTGGCGCCATGACTTTCGGGACGGCCCTCGGGGCCGGGGTGACGGCGACGGACCCGATCCAGGCCGTGGCGGCCGCGGCGGGGCCGGCGGCGGCGGCGCTGGCGGGCGTCGGGGCGGGGCTGGGCGTGGCGGTGCCGCTGGGGGCGGTCGGGGTGCTGCTGCTGGAGGAGGGGCGGCGCGGGCGCGCGGCCGCGGTGAGTGCGGCGTGCGCGGTGGCCTGCGTGGACGCGGCGTACGCGGCGCTCGCCACGGCGCTCGGCTCCCGATGGGCATCTACCTCCGCCGGCTGGGAGTCCTGGGCCCGGATCGGCTCGGCGGTGGTGCTGGTGGTGGTGGCGGTCCGGGGGCTGCTCGGGCTGCGGCGGGCACCGGGCGGGCCGGCGGGCCCGGGCAGGGCGAACCGGGGCGGCAGGGCGGGCCGGGGCGGCGGGGCCTTCGTGGGCGCGGCGGGCGGGGGTGGGGCGGGGCCGGCGGGCCCTCCGGTCCGGGCTTTCCTGCGGTTCACCGCCCTGACCGCGGTGAATCCGACCACCGCGCTCTACTTCGCCGCCCTGGTCACGGGCGGTAGCGGCCCGCGGGGCGGCCCGGGTGGCGCGGCCTTCGTCGCCGGGGTGCTGGTGGCCTCGCTGCTCTGGCAGCAGGGGCTGGCGGCGGTGGGCGTCTCCGTGGGCGCGCGACTCTCGCCGCGGGCCCGGGCGCTCAGCCACTGCGTCGGGTACGGACTGGTCGTGTGCTACGCGCTGCGCATGGCGTGGCCACGCTGAGTGACAGGTGTGGGCGACGCCACGGGGGCGGCCCGCGGAACCGGGAACTCCGGTGGCGGTGGTGACGGTCAGTCGGCCCGCCATCGCTCTGGGTCGACGGTGTGGGAGGCCTCACAGATGGACAGGTGTGAGCGATGGCACGGAAATTGATCATTCGATCTTGGAAATGCGGTCAAACACGTAAATTTCGGGCACAGTTTCATGATCGATACCGCCGGTAACAGTCAACTGACCTGCGGCGTCCAAGAATTGCTTGAAGCCGCCCCGGGTGGGGCCGTAGCTTCATTGGCGGTGCAACGAGCACCACCCGGGTTCACCCCCGACGCACAGCCCGCCGACTGACCCCCGGCGCGAGGGCCGTGCCCGTTGACGCGACCGGCTCGAACAGGCCGTCGGCGAGCGAGGGTGGCCGGGGCGGCGCGGCACGTCCGACACGTGCCCGGCCGCCCGTCGAGTGAGGTGAGCGCGAAGGCCCTGCCAAGGGTCTGGTTCCGCCTGCCCGCCCGGGGCTTGTCGAGAGGACTTTCATGACGATCCGTAACGAGACCGCCGCTGCCACCACCAACACCACCACCGCCGGGAAGCGCCGCAGCCGTGCCCGTCTGGTGCTGGTCGGCGGGGCCGTCGCGGCCCTCCCGGTGGCCGGCCTCGTCACGGCCACCTCGGCCTCTGCCGCGTCCACCTCGACCTGGGACGCCGTCGCCCAGTGCGAGAGCGGTGGCAACTGGAGCATCAGCACCGGCAACGGCTTCTCCGGCGGACTGCAGTTCACCCCGTCCACCTGGGCCGCGTACGGCGGTACCGCCTACGCCTCGCAGGCCAACCAGGCCACCAAGGCGCAGCAGATCTCGGTCGCCGAGAAGGTGCTCGCCTCGCAGGGTCCCGGCGCCTGGCCGGTCTGCTCGGCGAAGGCCGGTCTGGCCAAGGGCGGCGCCCCGGCGGCCGTCGACACCGCCGCCCAGGCCGCCCCCAAGGCGCAGCAGCCGGCCAAGCCCGCCAAGCCCGCGCAGACCCCGCAGGCGAAGCAGGCCCCGGGCAAGGCCGCGCAGGGCGACCAGGCCCAGAAGTCGCAGAAGACCCAGTCCTGGAAGTCCCAGGACACCGCCAAGCCGGCCAAGCCGGCCGCCGCCGACCGGAACGGCTCCGGCGGCAGCTACACCGTCAAGAGCGGCGACACCCTGAGCGACATCGCGGCCAAGTTCAGCACCGACACCGCGAGCCTGCACGCCAAGAACGTCAAGGCGATCGGCGGCAACCCGGACCTCATCTTCCCGGGTCAGACCCTCAGCGTCTGACGCCCGCCCCGCACCTCGCACCGAGCGGCCGCCCCGTCCAGGGGCGGCCGCTCGGGCGCGTCGGTAGGGTCGACGCCATGCCCCGACTGATCGGTGACGGCGAGTTGACCAGCTCGGACGTGGTCGCCAACAACACCATGAACCGCGAGCGAGGGCTCAGCGGCGTCAACAGCTACACCCGGGAGCTGGGCTTCGACCCGGCCGGGTGGTTGGGCGGCCGCTGCGGCGCCCCCAGCTGGCTGGACCTGTGCAGCGGGGAGGGGCGGGCGCTCGTCGAGGCCGCCCACCGGCTGCCGACCGCGAGCGTGCTGACGGGTGTCGACCTGGTGGGCCCGTCGGCCCCGCCGGCCGCCCTGCCGGCGGGTGCGGCGCGGCTGGAGCTGGTGACGGCGGCGGTGGCGGACTGGGTCCCGGAGCGGGCCTACGACCTGATCACCTGTGTGCACGGACTGCACTACCTCGGCGACCAGCTCGGTGCGATCGCCCGTGCGGCGGGCCGGCTGGTGCCGGACGGGCGGTTCGCCGCGCACTTCGACCCGGATTCGGTGCGCCGGGCGGACGGATCGAGCGCCGCGCGCGCCGTCCTGACGGCGTTGCGCGCGGCGGGGTTCGAGTACCGGGCCCGGCGGCACCTGCTGGTGCTGGACGGTGGGCGGACCGTGCGCCTGCCGTTCGGGTACCTGGGGGCGGACCCGACGGCCGGTCCGAACTGGACCGGCCAGCCCGCGGTGGCCTCGTACTACCGGGAACAGCCGATTGTTGAAGATTGAACGCGACGTCCGAATACCGCCGGACTCGTGGGCGGCGCCGGTCGAGGATTGAGTCATGTCCGCGAACGAGTCAAGGAGTTCTGACGATATGACGATGACCCAGCTTGCGAAGCTCGACGGCAAGGTGGCCCTGGTGACCGGCGGCAGCCGGGGGATCGGGGAGGCGGTGGCCCTGCGGCTGGCCGAGGATGGCGCCGACGTCGTGGTCACCTACCAGGGCAGTGCGGAGCGGGCCGAGGCGGTCGCGGCCAAGATCACCGGCATGGGCCGGCGCGGCTGGGCCGTCCGGGCGGACAGTGCCGACCCGCAGGCCGTCCGGGCCGTGGTCGAGGCCGTGGCCGAGCGCTTCGGGCGGCTCGACATCCTGGTCAACAACGCCGGCGTCGGCGTGCTCGGCCCGATCGAGGAGCTCACGCTCGACGACGTGGACCGGGTGCTGGAGGTGAACGTCCGGGCGCCGTTCCTCTACGCCCAGGCGGCCTCGGCCCACCTGGCCGAGGGCGGGCGGATCGTCACGATCGGCAGCTGCGTCGCGAAGCACGTGGCCTTCCCCGGTGCCACGCTCTACGGGACGAGCAAGGCCGCCATGATCGGTCTCACCAAGGCGCTCTCGCGCGAGCTGGGCCCGCGGGGGATC of the Kitasatospora sp. NBC_01246 genome contains:
- a CDS encoding universal stress protein, which gives rise to MADSAEPLIVVGVDGSPASERALRWAIDYARLAGGGVRAIAAWEYPAFYGWAGLAMPPAEGFNPEELAGRTLSETVAKVAGADAGVRIAETVMPGNAAQALLEAAQGAALLVVGSRGLGGFSGALLGSVSRHLTEHAPCPVVVVREK
- a CDS encoding DNA-formamidopyrimidine glycosylase family protein, translating into MPEGDSVYRVAARLHEELAGRVLTAADLRVPAHATADLTGRRVLEVAPRGKHLLTRLDGGLTLHTHLRMDGRWAVYGPGERWSGGPAWQIRAVLGTEHSTAVGYRLPVVELLRTAEEERVVGHLGPDLLGPDWDAGEAVRRLLAQPGRPLAEALLDQRNLAGIGNVYANELCFLAGVTPWTPVGELPRPERLVERSQQILDANRLRPGHVTTGDTRPGRRHWVYGRAGRPCARCGTVVRTATQGTPPQERVAFWCPHCQRGPAPGTRTATRPGPGGAGRRPGR
- a CDS encoding uridine kinase → MQVHPISPDRLAERLADRVTALPGAGERWLRVAVDGAPAARPDALADALVEPLRERGRPTLRVSAAAFLRPASVRLEYGKQDPDAYHDLWLDDGALLREVLDPLEPGGTGLVLPSLRDPVTDRATRAPYTPLPPGGVLLLDGALLLGRWLPLELTVHLALTPAALARRTPAQEQWTLPAFARYAAETVPAEAADLTVRVDDPRHPALVE
- a CDS encoding outer membrane protein assembly factor BamB family protein, giving the protein MQPAPSDRARPAQTEEAGAAWQWDGESDDRPAEPADVLSGGSEAGGGPRLTRRRLLTGAGVLAAGAAVWAFARSADGPAPAPPRPLPTRVAGPQPLWTYRGREAMASERLTGRPAVPVFLTREGLQVLDPADGRPLRLLSFAAAKADWPNDVQQPGAHVVVGPDRVFTTSNGHLDSHHLTDPAAEWSLPLPEELGNGTVTLFGCAGDVVYGEFQPRPFTGDGRLFAVHVTDRRVLWSRPSEGERPLSPLTAAGGRVPAFDGSAGGLRLLEAATGKRLWTVPTDRGTGWAVTDPEHVYAPQGPAGLRALRVADGGPHWSVVPGPADEWRLLPPVAGGALVHLFRDNGLVTAHAADTGAQVWEHRLPFRLDRRSSPLLAGPVLYVPGPAAAGVRALDAATGEERWTFRDSGPGVDVWSLSHDATRLYAGHDDVLHALPLA
- a CDS encoding DUF4326 domain-containing protein translates to MPTDPGRTTVVNLKGHRDDPDYADVVYVGRAMHRGGWHLDESPLHCPYRPGPDLSRERMLVEYRAYLLDRPDLLALLPELRGRRLGCWCVPLACHAQVLAELADHGS
- a CDS encoding SpoIIE family protein phosphatase, translated to MAGATHERDALLATAVRRVLAETDAYGGMVYLRARDRRSLVLCTIAGVPLSIIAQFRRIAAAGPMPVAVSFRTGRVVALADTEDTMRRFPQMAVGMPYDFASACVPVKAGKETYGVIGVLWAASDEGVPAGAQRHLRSVADGLAAALAALDGNGRLIEPNGETAVVELAPPSPPTTRVGLFDWNLATGALAVDEPFCEIFGMSPAEFDGRAATLTTRIAPGDLPELRAAARAALDEGRMLAARVRVLDHDGHPYPVELWGRVPETAGPDGRTHLVGAVLDTRTGTAAAEAVERLRDGVFSLDPDGRITYANRSVELLLHARREDLVGHHPWDVLPWLSDPVYENRYRAAMVSQQPTAFLAARPPDGWLAFSLYPDTHGVTGRVVAAEPPAGAPEPPAEPPPGARTSVGAMYHLLQLASALSEAVTVREVCRAVADQILPAFGGQELAIYTVRDKRLHLVSQSGYPDGFLDRFEGTPIGARVPGAEALSSGTPIFFESVHELAAAYPGIALDEMRAWAFLPLIASGHPVGSCIIGFDESRAFTLEERGLLTALGGFIAQALERARLYDAEFALARGLQQALLPHRLPRLENVRITARYLPGTQGMEIGGDWYDAIVTGHDLNLVIGDVEGHSVGAAATMGQLRSAVRAFAASGHPPDQVLAQTNRLLLDLDPGLLASCCLIRLTPADGTARIARAGHLPPVLRHPDGSTEALYVAGGPLLGVDHWAEYPVSEFRMAPGSLLALYTDGLVEDPAVEIDHGVDRLRDALTGPAGAAGDAEDGLERLAERLLQEVGSTDRVDDVALMLTAYG